In Acetomicrobium sp. S15 = DSM 107314, the sequence GGGCAGATCTTCGGTTTAGAAGGCTCGCCAACTTGTTTTTTGATGAGGGACTCTGTAGAGTAGGACGTGAGGGTGAGGGTGAATGAGAGGTTAGTGGAGGCTAAAAACACAAAAGACAAAAAATTAGACTCAAAGTCCTGGCCGTTTAACCTGGCTGTTTAAGAGGAAGCTTATTATAAAGATTATTTCACATAGGAGTAATTATATGAAGGCGAGTGGGAGGTTGTATTCATGATGAATTATGATCATCATAGACAAAGACTCCCAAAGAGTAAAGCTTATACTATAAATTGGTATAGTTTTCAAACTCTATTATTGTTGTTAGGCTTTCTTTGTGTTGTGGCGGCAGGAGTAGTTCTTCGTTCCGCGAGAAGTGTTGTCATGCCTTTGGTGATAGCGTGGTTGTTCTCGTTTATATTTAAACCGGCGATACACAAATTGGAAGAAAAAAGAATACCCAGAGGTCTTGCTGTATCTTTGCTTCTTACGCTCTTTTTTATTATTTGTTTATTGGTATTTGCCATACTTTACAGACAATTATTGCCCTTTGTGAATGCGTTTCCGGGCTACTATAGCCGTCTGATAAATATCATAGAAGAGGTTGGCCAAAGAACGGACTTGCCAACGGACTTTTTGGTGGAACTCAACTTGGGAAGGCGATTGACCTCGTTACTTTTTGCACTCCCTGGCAAAACTATCTCCCTTGTGAGTAGCTTTTTCCTAATTATCGTGTTTTTGGTTTTCATATTGCTTGGGACGCCAGCCTTCGCTGAAAAACTTAAGCGTGCCTTTTCTACGACGACAGCAGAGCGAGCCCAACAGATCATTAACGACATATCGCGCCAAATAGGCCGCTATCTGTTTACAACTGTTATTATTAGCGCTTCGACTGGTTTGGCTGTTTGGGCAGCTTTGGTTGTCATAGGTGTCGATTTTGCCGTTAACTGGGGAGTGCTTGCTTTTATATTGAATTTCATTCCCTATATTGGGTCGTTTCTGGCTTCCATCCCACCGATTTTGGTGGCAATCGTGAAGTTTTATCCTGACCTCAAACCTGCAATTACGACGTCCATCACTCTTTTGCTGATACAAGTGAGCATCGGGAACTTCCTAGCTCCTAAGGTCGTGGGAGATGCCCTTAATATCAACCCTATTGTGGTCCTGTTGTCATTGCTTTTTTGGGGTTGGCTGTGGGGCGGAGTTGGAGCTGTATTGGCCGTTCCCATTGCCGTCATTATCAAGATTATTTGTGAAAATATACCTATTCTTCGGCCAATAGCAATTTTCATGGAATCAAGATAACGGAATTGCCATGGTTTATTGGACGCTTTTAAGCTTGGTCTTTAGGCTGCTTTTGCTCTTTATGTTCACTAAACCACTTCCGTTCAAATTCATCTGGACTTAAGCGCTTGAGCGTTGAACGTCGCCTACCTCCTATACAATTTGCCCTGAAGTATTTGAAAATGGCGTTTTGAGGCCTCTTCATGTTGGTTAATTATTCATGCTCGAAGTGACCCGCGTCTGAGAAAAGCCGGAGAGCAGTGTCTGGATTACAAGGTCTTCCTGTTGTTACCCCTGGAACAGGTAGCTCAACAGAGGAACGAAAAAGATTGCAACCTAAGAGAAATGGCTCAATTTAAATGAGCACGCGGCTCGGTTTTAGGTGAACATATAGCTCTCGGCTTTATATTGACATTCACAGTATGATATGAGAATGTCGAAAAGCGGCATAGAAAGATGCTTTTCTATTGCCGGTGGGTTTGAAGTTAAAATATTGGCAATTCCATACACCTGTGATATAAGATATAATCACTGCTTATGGTATTTGATATGTGTCTTTTATATCAAGGAGGTGGATGAGGGTGGTAGAGAGGGAAAGTTTAGCGACGCGTCTCGGTTTTATTTTAGTCTCTGCGGGTTGCGCCATAGGGCTTGGGAACGTCTGGCGCTTCCCCTTTATCACAGGTCGTTATGGAGGGGCTGCTTTTGTCATCATGTATCTGGTCTTTCTCGCCATATTGGGTTTCCCCGTGATGGTGGCGGAGTTTGCCATGGGCAGGGCCAGCAGACGGAACCTGGCAGGGGCCATGCTCGCTTTGGAACCGAAGGGGACGAAATGGCACATCTACGGCTATATCGGCGTATTGGGGAACTTAATCCTTATGATGTTTTATACTGTGGTATCGGGTTGGTTTTTCGCCTACTTCTTCCGTATAGCGATGGGTAGATTTGTGGGTTTAACGCCCGATCAGGTAGGAGCAACCTTTGGCGCGTTTTTAGGCAACACGACGGAGCTCATCGTTTGGACGATCGTTGTAATAGCTCTTGGCTATGGCATATGTGCTATAGGTTTGAGGGCCGGCGTGGAGCGGGCAGCGAAGTTTTTGATGACCGGGCTTTTCTTATTGATGATAGTTCTTGTCGTGAGGGCAATCGCTCTACCCGGCGCTGGGAAGGGTTTGGCCTTTTACCTGAAGCCGGATTTCAGCAAATTCACCTGGGAGGCGGCGTATGCTGCTATGGGCCAGGCATTTTTCACGCTGAGTTTAGGCATAGGCAGCATGCTCATCTTTGGCAGCTATATCGGCAGGGAGCGGTCACTCGCGGGGGAATCCGTTTATGTCATACTCATTGACACGACCGTGGCGCTCTTAGCTGGTTTCATCATATTTCCCACCTGCTTCGCCTTCGGCGTCGATCCGGGCGCAGGGCCGGGCCTGATATTCGTGTCGCTGCCCAACATATTTAACGCTATGGCCGGCGGTCGCTTTTGGGGTTCACTCTTCTTTCTCTTCATGATATTTGCCACCATGACGACGGTCATCGCAGTCTTTGAACACCTCGTGGCCTTCATCATGGACGAATGGCGTTGGAGCAGGGGGAAGGCTTGCCTGGCGTTGAGCATCATAACCTTCATAGCTGCCCTTCCTTGTGCCTTGGGCTTTGGTCCATGGAGCGGCTTTGCCCCCTTGGGCCCCGGCACTGTAGTCCTGGACCTGGAGGATTTCATCGTGAGCTCCAATCTGTTGCCTATAGGCTCGCTCTTGTTCGTCATATTTTGCACGGCGAGATATGGCTGGGGTTGGGACAACTTCATTAAGGAAGCGAACGCCGGCTCCGGCATGAAGTTTCCGATGTGGCTTCGCGGTTACATGACTTACGTTTTGCCCATAGTGATATTAGTGCTGTTGATTATGGGCTACATAGATTTCTTCTCCAAATAGTGCGGTTTACTTATTAGAGTGTTGCCTTGAACTGCTTGACTTTCTTTGCGGTGGGCGTTATATACTCTCGTTTAAGAGAAATGCGTAAGGTAACATACATGAGTGAGGGGGTGGGAGACGGCGAAAAAATAGGTTAGAATATTGTCAAATGAGACCAATACGCAAAGGGGGTTTGAGAAGAGATGAAAAGGATGATAGGTGTACTCATCTGCGCGGCGTTTCTATTGTGTGGTGGAGGATTTGCGCTGGCGGCAGATCAGGAGCCGATAGTCATCGGTTTCAACTTGGAGATGACCGGGCAGGTAGCGGCTTACGGCCAGGCCGCGTGGGAGGGTGCCAACCTCATCAAGGATATCGTAAAGCCCGAAGTCCTCGGCAGGCCTGTTGTATTCAGGCTTCTGGATAACAAGTCGGATCGGGTAGAGGCCGCAAATGCTGCAGCCAGGCTCATCGAACACGATAAGGCTGTAGCCATCATCGGCACTACGATAAGCGGCAACATGCTCGCTGCTGGTGAGGTCTGCGAAAAGAACAAGGTTCCCATCATCGGACCTACCACTACAAATCCGCTGACCACGCAGGGCAAAAAATATGTCTTTAGAGCTTGTTTCATCGACCCCTTCCAGGCCAGGATTGCTGCGACCTATTGCTATCGCGATTTGGGAGCTAAGACTGCTGCGATCCTCTCCGATATATCGAACGACTACTGCGTGGCGCTGGGCAAGTTCTTCCAGGAGCAATTCGAGGCCCTCGGCGGCAAGGTCGTATCAGTGACCTATTGCAAGGCAGGCGACCAAGACTACAGTGCACAACTGACCGAGATCAAGTCCAAGAACCCTGATGTCATTTATATACCTAATTATTATACAGAGGCTGCTCTTGCCATACGCCAGGCGAGAGACCTCGGCATTACTCAGCCTGTCTTCGGTGCCGATGGCATTGCTACCGAGGAGTTCCTTGCGATCGGCGGCTCGGCTGTTGAGGGCGTCCAGCACACCACCTTCTGGCATGAGAAGGCTGCGGTGACCGAGATAGGCAAGAAGTATGTTGAGCTTTACAAGCAGAAGTTCGGCCAGGATAAGGAAGTCAACGTCTTCGGCGCCCTTGCTGCCGATTGCTACCTCATAGTGATGGACGCCATTAGAAGGGCCGGCAGCGCCGATCCTACCGCCGTAGCTCAGGCTATAGAGGATACGGAAAACCTCGAGGTCGTAACCGGGCCGGTAACGATTGAAAATGGCGACGCCATAAAACCCGTGGTCTTCCGAGTGGTCAAAAACGGCAGGTGGGAGTACAGCTCCATCGTATACCCGTAAACTCATCTTTTTTCAAGGGAGCTTTGGCTTGGAGATGGGGCAAGGAGGGCTGGGGGTTACTCCTTGCCCTTTGTTGATTATCTTAGGAAGAAGGTGAACGTGAGTGAACTTGGAGGCCCTCATACAACAACTTATGAATGGCCTGTCGTTGGGTAGTCTTTATGCGCTTATCGCCATAGGATATACGATGGTGTATGGCATACTTCGGCTGATAAATTTTGCCCATGGCGATATATTTATGGTAGGAGCTTATTGCGCATTCTTTTTTGTGGCGATTTTTCGCCTTCCATGGTTTTTGTCTGCCCTTCTGGCCATAGGGCTCACTGCGCTGGTCGGCATGTCCGTCGAGAGGATAGCCTACCGCCCGGTGAGAAATGCTCCGAGGATTTCTGCTCTAATAACAGCTCTCGGCGTGTCGTTTTTTATAGAGAACCTGGGCCTCGTAACCGTCGGCGCTCGTCCAAAGGCCTTCGCGAGGCCGGAAATCATGGCGAAAGTCGTAAAGATAGGGCCTGCCGCCGTTTCTGCTGTCTCGATATGGGTGCCCATATTGAGCGTACTCCTTCTTTTGGCTTTGATGTATGTGGTCTATCGGACCAAGGCCGGCATGGCAATGAGGGCTGTATCCACCGACATCGAGACCACTCGCCTAATGGGGGCGGATGTGGACAGGATAATCTCTTTTACTTTTGCTTTAGGGTCTGCCTTGGCTGCAGCCGGAGGGATAATGTGGGCGTGCAAATATCCTCAAATAAACCCTCTAATGGGCATCTACCCTGGGTGGAAGGCCTTCACCGCTGCGGTGGTCGGCGGCATAGGCAACATAACCGGAGCCATGTTGGGAGGACTGTTGATCGGCATGGTTGAGATAATGACCGTAGCATTTTTCCCAGGCCTTTCGGGTTACCGTGACGGCATAATCTTCACGCTCCTTTTGGTGTTTTTGCTCGTCAAGCCCACGGGCATCCTTGGCGAATCCTTGAAGGAAAAGGTGTAACGGCATGGAGAACAGACGATTGTCAAACCTGCTCACGGCCGTGTCGGTGGGAGTGCTCTTCGTATTTTTGTGGTGGGCCAATAATAATCTCGACCAGTTTACGTTGAGGGTCATGCGCACTGGTGCTGTTTATATAGTAGCTGCGGTGGCATATAATTTGGTTAACGGAATAACTGGACAATTTTCGCTGGGGCCAAACGGTTTCATGGCCATAGGCGGGTATGCCATGGCACTTTTAATGCTTCCGCTGGAACAGAAGAAATTCGTCTGGTTTTTGGAGCCTCAAATGTGGCCCTTCAACTCCTTTTCCCTCTCCGGGGAATTCTTCATTGTGGCGCTCATCGTGGGTGGCCTCTTAGGTGCCTTAGGTGCGTTAACAGTGGGCATACCTTCGTTCCAGTTGCGCGGCGATTATTTGGCCATAGCCACGTTCGGCTTCGGCGAGATCATATTTGTCTTGGCCAACAACCTCATCCCCTTTACCAACGGTCCCCTGGGGATAAAGGGGATACCGGAGTATGCCAATATATATTGGTGCTTCGGTTCCGCCGTGGTGGCTACCCTCTTTGTAAAGAACTTGGTCAATTCAAGCTATGGAAGGGCAATGAAAGGCATAAGAGAGGATGAAATAGCCGCTGAAGCTATGGGCGTGGACATCTTTCGCACGAAGATGCAAGCTTTCCTCGTGAGCGGTTTCTTCGCCGCTGTGGCCGGCGGCCTCCTCGGGGCTCTGGTCACTACGGTTTCTCCCAGCCTCTTCACTTTTATGATGACTTTTAACCTCCTAATAATCATAGTCCTTGGAGGATTGGGCAGTATAACCGGTTCGGTGATAACCGCTTTCGGTTTTGCCGTGGCGATGGAACTGCTGCGAGTTATGGAGGCCCCGATAAACATCGGCCCGATCCACCTGCCTGGCATAGCCGGTATGCGGATGGTCATCTTTTCCATTCTCCTCATAGTGCTCATGATCTTCTGGAGGCGGGGTCTTTTTGGCCAATGGGATTTTTCGTGGAATTGGCTGCTCTCTAAGATTGGCATAACGTCAAAGGCTGCAGAGGCTATTTCGCCAGTCGAACAGAGTGGTTCGTCGGGGTCAACTGTCACTTCCGTTGGAGCGGAGATCCACGAGGATGGAGTGTTAATGAGCCTTCAAAATCTCACAATACGCTTCGGCGGCTTGGTGGCCGTGAGCGATTTTTCCTTGGATATCAAAAAAGGCGAGATAGTGGGGCTAATAGGCCCGAACGGGGCTGGCAAGACGACCATATTCAACATGATAACTGGCCAGTATACTCCGGATTCTGGGCGCATATTCTTTGATGGCAGTGATATAACCGGATGGCGTCCGAATCTCATCGCCAAAGTGGGGATAGCGCGCACCTTCCAGAACATTCGCCTCTTTGGAGAACTGTCCGTGTTGGACAACGTCCTGGTCTCAGAGCACTTAGGGATCAAATCCTCCCTATTGACTGCCGCCCTCGGGCTTCCCAAGTATCTCTCTGAGGAAAAGGAAGCGAGATCGCGGGCCATGGCGCTTTTGAGGCTGGTCGGCTTGGCGGATCTTTACGATGTACAGGCAGGGGCGCTGCCTTACGGTCAGCAGAGGCAGCTGGAGATCGCCAGGGCCTTGGCTACCCATCCGAAGCTGCTGCTCTTGGACGAGCCTGCTGCAGGCATGAACCCGGAGGAAACCAAGAGGCTCATGGCCTTCATACGAGAGTTGCGCGATCGATTTTCCTTGACTATCTTCCTGATCGAACATCATATGGAAGTGGTGATGGGCATATGCGAGCGGATAAGAGTCCTGGATTATGGCGTATCGATCGCGGAGGGCACACCTAAAGAAATACAGACCAATCCGCGGGTCATCGCGGCTTACTTGGGGGAGGAAGAGGGATGATGCTCGCGATAGAAAACCTTCATGTCTACTACGGGGGCATTCATGCCCTTAAAGGGATTTCCATGGAGGTGCCGGAGGGCTCCATCGTTACCCTCATAGGGGCCAATGGGGCCGGGAAGAGTACGACGCTTCGGGCTATAACGGGTCTGATTAGGCCTCGGCAGGGTTCGGTAAAGCTGAAAGGAAGGGACATAAACAGGCTCCCCACACATCAGATTGTTCAGTCCGGCGTGGCTATGGTGCCGGAGGGGAGGAAAATCTTTCGGAACCTCACCGTCAGAGAGAACCTGATGATGGGCGCTTACCATCGCAGCGATGCGTCTGCCGTGCAAAGGGACTTTGAATACGTCATCAGCCTCTTTCCGAGGCTCGAAGAGCGTTTGTCCCAAAAGGGCGGGACCCTTTCAGGTGGAGAGCAGCAGATGCTTGCCATTGGCAGAGCCCTCATGTCTGGACCGTCGCTTTTATGCCTCGATGAACCATCGCTCGGCCTTGCGCCGCTCCTCGTGCGTGAAGTCTTTAAGGCCCTGGAGAACGTTCATGATGAGGGGCGCACCATCTTGCTGATAGAGCAGAATGCGAGGGCAGCTCTAAAGTTAGCCGACTATGCCTATGTCCTCGAGACCGGCGTCATAAAGATGCAGGGAAAGGCGAGCAATCTCTTGGAGAACGAAGATGTCCGCAAGGCTTACTTAGGCGGTTAGTGAAGGGGGGATAGGCCGTGAAAGACCTGCGCGGCAAGAAGCTCATACTCTTGGGAGATAGCGACGGCGTTGCTTCCTCTCTTATGGAAGAGTGCTTTGCCGGTGAAGGAGAGGTCGCCTTTTCTGCGACGGAGTGCTTCCTCTGACGCGGCCTTTTGGCCATGGACTGGCAGGTGCAGTCGAAGGTAAAAGAGATCGCATCCGCCTGCGGCGCCGAAAACGTCGTGGTGGTTTTGGGCGTCCGCGATCCCGAGGCGGCTAAAACTTATGCGGAGACCGTGACTGCAGGCGATCCCACCTTTGTCGGTCCCTTGGCCGGGGTCCCGTTGGGACTCACCGTCTGTCACATCCTGGAACCGGAGGTTATGGAGAGAATTGAACCTTCCCTGAGAGAGAGGCTCGAGGCACTAAAGGGGAGCGAAAGCGCAAGGAGCGCGGCAGATGCCGTAAGGAGGGTCAGAGAGCGATCTGGCCGCCGCGATCCATGAGCGACGTAGAGGTGGCGGGGTTTGCCTTCTGCCTCGCCCATGTGCCGGACCTCGTCAAAGGAGACAATTGCCCCATAGGAGACGCGGTATGGGATTACGATCAGGTTTGCGCCTATGTCCCCAATCAAGCGTGCATAGGCGGCATAGATCTCGAGGCATTGGCGCTACATCCGCGTCCCTGGCGCGAAAACCCCATCTGTAACGCGGGTAGGTGGGGCAAGTTCGGAGAGATTATGCCTCAGGAGGAGTTTCTGGCCCTCTTACAGATATGTGATTCCTTCGGTTTCGTCTCTCTGGAAGAGGTGTTTGCGCAGCGCTCTTTCGAGAAGCTCGCCGCTCATCCGCTAATGAGTGGAAACCTGTTGGCTAAGCTCAGGGATGGGTGTCAGGCGGCAGAAATAGAAGAAAGGGTTCGAAAGGGAGCTCTTCCGATCCGCTCTCGTGGCGAGGTGGTAGGATGTGTACGCGATGGCGGCGATCCTTTTCTTTCCCCGCTCCTTTTGCTCGAAAATCTCTCTTGCAAGGCTATCGGCGCATTGGCCCTCCTGCACCTGCTGTCCGCCGCAGGCCTTTCGCCCGATGATTTGGATTACGCGATCGAATCTTCCATGTGTGCCGCCGGAGACGGGGTCGCCAGAGGATGCGGCGGCTTTGCCAGGGCTTGTGCTGAGGTGCTGGGCTGCAGCAACGCCGGCGGCTGCGATATCAGGGCTTCCGAAGCTGGTCCAGCTGCCGGTGTGATAGCCGGCGCCGCTCAGGTTGCCTGTGGGCTGCGGCGCAATGTGGCTATCATAGCCGGTAGCTCCTTCTCCGAACTACACCGTAGCAGCTTTGAGCTGCGCAAAAAGGGGTTGCCGATGGCGTGTGATTGCATCGGAGGCGTCGCCATCCTCTTAACGCCGGCGGGCGGGAGGTCTCCTATTTTGCGCCTCGACGCCGTCGGCAGGCTTCCTATAGGCGTGGGATCTTCGCCGAGGGTGCTCGTCTCGCACCTGGTCTTTGACCCGCTCGATAGGGCTGGTCTTTCTGCGTCGTCGGTGGACAAATACGCCGTATGTTTGAGCAATCCTGAAATATGCGCCCCGCTCGGGCTTGGCGATCCGGCGGAAGATAGTGTTAAAATGATCGCGGCTTCGGCTTCGATGAGGGGGGAAATCGAGAGAGGAGAGGTGGAGGGTTTTGTAAAGCGACACGGCACCCATGGTTTCATCTCCTGTGGCGGACCGCTCGCCTCCGGCGTCTCCTATCTGGGGCACTTTGCTGAAGCTGCAAGCAAGGGGAAGGCGCGCATCGCAATGGTAGTTGGCAAGGGAAGCCTTTTCCCATCTCGTCTGACAAATCAGGTTGAGGGCGTTTCCTTCATCGTGGAATTTCCTGCGTGAGTAGGTCAGATGAGCCTTTATCTTACTGTCAAAGTTGAATAATATAAGAAAAGAGGGATTCGTCATCGTGGTTAATAAGCTATTGTTGTTGGAGGGCTTCCCCAAAGAGAGGCTTTCGGAAGGTGATATCGCCGAGTTCGGCGAAGCTGCGCGCTTGGCGAGGCAGTGGGTTTTAACCATGACCACAGCAGCCAACAGCGGGCACCCAGCAGGGTCGCTCTCAAGTATGGAGATGTATTTGGTTACCTACGCTGTCTCCAGCTTGCGCCCTCACAATGCCGACTCGCTGGATCGCGACTTCATCGTAATAAGCCATGGCCACACATCACCCGGGGCATATGCGGCGTTGGCATACTATGGCTTCTTATCCCCCGAAGAGCTGTTGGGGAATTTCAGGCGCGCCGGCAGCCCTTTTGAGGGGCACGTGGAGAGGGGGTGCCCTGGCGTAGATTGGGGGACTGGCAACTTAGGCCAGGGCTTGGCCGCCGGCGTCGGTTTTGCCCTCGCCATGAGGGCCAGGGGGGCCAAAAACCACGTCTATGTCCTCATGGGCGATGGCGAACAAGTGAAGGGACAGGTAGCTGAAGCAAGGCGCATCGCTAACAAGGAAAAGTTGGGCTCGATCACTGCCCTTATAGATTATAACCACATCCAGATATCCGGACGAGTGGAAGAGATCATGCCGGCCGATATAGCAACTTTGTGGAAAGCCGACGGCTGGCTCGTCTATGAGTGCGATGGCCACGATGTCGATGCCATCTACAGGGCGCTTCGCGGCGCTGTCTTCGATGGGAGACCTTCTGTCATCCTGTGCCATACGCTCATGGGCAAGGGCGTTTCCTTCATGGAGGGCAGTCCTGAGTTTCATGGGAAGGCCGCCACCAAAGATTTATATATAAAAGCCATGGAGGAGCTGGGTGGCTCTCCCGAGCTGTTGGAGAGGGCGCTCGCAGCGCGCCGCGGGCCCTTGCCCAAAAAGAAGCGCATACCTTCCCCGGCGGTTGCGATCGATACAGGAGAGGTACGCGCCTATGCCGCCGGGGAGAAACTGGACAATAGATCTGCCTTCGGCAACGCCTTGGTCGATGTCGGCTCCTTAAATTATGACAAGGAAGGCCATGCGCCCATCTTGGTCTTCGACTGCGATCTCGCCGGCTCGGTGAAGACGGAGGAGTTCGCAAAGAGGTGCCCCGACTGGTTCATCGAGGCCGGCATCCAAGAGCACGCCACTGCAACGGCATCTGGTGCTGCGTCATGCGCCGGCGTTGTGAGCTGCTTTGCCGATTTCGGTGTCTTCGGCTTGGGCGAGGCTTACAACCAACAGCGGCTGAACGACATAAATGGGGCGAACTTGAAACTCTTTTTGACCCATGTAGGGCTGGATGTGGGCGAAGACGGCGCTACGCACCAATGTATAGACTACGTCGGCCTGCTGCGCAATACCTTCGGCTGGAGGCTCGTCGTTCCGGCCGATCCAAACCAGACGGATCGGGCCGTGCGCTGGGCCCTTTCGGCCGGCGGCAATGTCTGCGTCGCCATGGGGCGCAGCAAAGTTCCCGTCGTCGTGCGAGAGGACGGGTCGCCGTTTTTCGCAGGCGACTATGCCTTCCGCTACGGCGCCATGGAGCTGTTACGCGACGGCTCCGATGGGGCGATCCTCGCTATGGGGGCTATGGTCCACAAGGCCATCGAGGCATGGGAGAGCTTGCGCGCCTCCGGTTGCAGCGTCAAGGTGTATAGCGTATCATGCCCGCTTGAGCTCGACGATTCGGCCTTAAAAGATGCCGCAAAGACGGGCCTGATTGTCACCTATGAGGATCACCATGTAAGAAGCGGTATGGGGTCGCTCGTGGCGTTTCGTTTGGCCGAGATGGGCATAACCCCTCCGCTCTTTAAAGCCTTGGGTGTTCATCGCTACGGCGATTCGGGCGCTGCCCCTGAAGTCCTCTCCGCGATGGGGCTTTCCGTAGAACACCTGGTCGAGGCCATTAGGGGGCTCACGATTCAAGGGTGACGTTAAAGAGCGCAAATTACCCATAAGCAAGAGGAGTGAAATATGCGCAAGGTCTTGGTTGTATTGCTTCTGACAGCGCTGATATCGGCAGGGGTTGTTTTCGTCGTTCGGCCGTGGAAAAGTGTGACTGTGGCTGTCCTTTTTCCGGCTTCTGGCGTCGGCGCCCCTTTAGGTCTTTCACTGACACAATCCCTTCTTTGGGCCTTCGATTACTTTAACGAACGGTCTTTTGTCCCCGAATACCGCCCCGTCGTCATAAAGACTGACGACGTAGAGGAGGGTATAAAAGAAGCCATCAATTCCGGTGCCGTCGTCATTGTGGGCGCCTCCACATCCACTTATGCCTCGCGCCTTCAGAAAGCCGCGGACGAAGCCGGACTTTCCGTCATATCGGTGGGCGCGCTTTCGCAGGCGCTGGCCGAAAAGGATAACCTCTTTCGCCCTCACAGCGGAACGGACGAGGCCTTTGTAATGGGCGAAATATTGTGCAAATCCGTTTCGCGCTACGCCGTTTTCGCCTCGGCGCAAAATCCCATATACGTGGTGTCGTTCCTCGATGCACTAACAGCCGGCATGGGTGGCGTGCGGCCGTATGTCTACTTGAGTGCTGACGGCGGGGCGAGCAGAGAGATGCTCTTTTCTGCCTTAGCTGAGATAATGGAAAGCGATGCGGTTGTTTTGGTGCTGCCGGACTTTTCGTCGGCCGTGGTCGTGAGACAGTTACGTTATCTTTACCTCGACATGCCCATTTGGATAGCAAGCTGGGGTGCTACGGCGCGCTTCGCCGAAATCGCCGGGTCGATGGGCGAGGGCGTATGCACGATCGCCTCCTGGAGGCCGGATGCCTTGGAAGCTTCGCATCCTTTCGTACAATACGTCAGGAGGCTTTATGGAGACGAATTGGACCCGTTCCCTCTTACGTTGGCTTATGACGCCGTAGCCATGCTCGACGAGGCTATAAGCAGAGGAGAAATCGACAAAGTCAGCATAGCGAAAGAGCTCGGCGAGATTCGCAGCGTAGTTGGCATAAATGGCCCCTTTGTGGTGGACGAAAACGGCGATGGTCATCCTCCCCTCTATCTCCAAGAGGTTTCAAAAAGGCGCTGGCGCCTTTTGGAGGTCTTATCGCCATGAGCTTGCGGCGCCTGATACGCATCACCCTTTGTGTGTCTTTGATCGTCCTGTCTTTGGCCTTCGCCTTTTCGCTCTATAACACTATCAGGCGGTTCGGCGTCGCGGC encodes:
- a CDS encoding AI-2E family transporter, translated to MMNYDHHRQRLPKSKAYTINWYSFQTLLLLLGFLCVVAAGVVLRSARSVVMPLVIAWLFSFIFKPAIHKLEEKRIPRGLAVSLLLTLFFIICLLVFAILYRQLLPFVNAFPGYYSRLINIIEEVGQRTDLPTDFLVELNLGRRLTSLLFALPGKTISLVSSFFLIIVFLVFILLGTPAFAEKLKRAFSTTTAERAQQIINDISRQIGRYLFTTVIISASTGLAVWAALVVIGVDFAVNWGVLAFILNFIPYIGSFLASIPPILVAIVKFYPDLKPAITTSITLLLIQVSIGNFLAPKVVGDALNINPIVVLLSLLFWGWLWGGVGAVLAVPIAVIIKIICENIPILRPIAIFMESR
- a CDS encoding sodium-dependent transporter translates to MRVVERESLATRLGFILVSAGCAIGLGNVWRFPFITGRYGGAAFVIMYLVFLAILGFPVMVAEFAMGRASRRNLAGAMLALEPKGTKWHIYGYIGVLGNLILMMFYTVVSGWFFAYFFRIAMGRFVGLTPDQVGATFGAFLGNTTELIVWTIVVIALGYGICAIGLRAGVERAAKFLMTGLFLLMIVLVVRAIALPGAGKGLAFYLKPDFSKFTWEAAYAAMGQAFFTLSLGIGSMLIFGSYIGRERSLAGESVYVILIDTTVALLAGFIIFPTCFAFGVDPGAGPGLIFVSLPNIFNAMAGGRFWGSLFFLFMIFATMTTVIAVFEHLVAFIMDEWRWSRGKACLALSIITFIAALPCALGFGPWSGFAPLGPGTVVLDLEDFIVSSNLLPIGSLLFVIFCTARYGWGWDNFIKEANAGSGMKFPMWLRGYMTYVLPIVILVLLIMGYIDFFSK
- a CDS encoding ABC transporter substrate-binding protein; its protein translation is MKRMIGVLICAAFLLCGGGFALAADQEPIVIGFNLEMTGQVAAYGQAAWEGANLIKDIVKPEVLGRPVVFRLLDNKSDRVEAANAAARLIEHDKAVAIIGTTISGNMLAAGEVCEKNKVPIIGPTTTNPLTTQGKKYVFRACFIDPFQARIAATYCYRDLGAKTAAILSDISNDYCVALGKFFQEQFEALGGKVVSVTYCKAGDQDYSAQLTEIKSKNPDVIYIPNYYTEAALAIRQARDLGITQPVFGADGIATEEFLAIGGSAVEGVQHTTFWHEKAAVTEIGKKYVELYKQKFGQDKEVNVFGALAADCYLIVMDAIRRAGSADPTAVAQAIEDTENLEVVTGPVTIENGDAIKPVVFRVVKNGRWEYSSIVYP
- a CDS encoding ABC transporter permease subunit — protein: MNLEALIQQLMNGLSLGSLYALIAIGYTMVYGILRLINFAHGDIFMVGAYCAFFFVAIFRLPWFLSALLAIGLTALVGMSVERIAYRPVRNAPRISALITALGVSFFIENLGLVTVGARPKAFARPEIMAKVVKIGPAAVSAVSIWVPILSVLLLLALMYVVYRTKAGMAMRAVSTDIETTRLMGADVDRIISFTFALGSALAAAGGIMWACKYPQINPLMGIYPGWKAFTAAVVGGIGNITGAMLGGLLIGMVEIMTVAFFPGLSGYRDGIIFTLLLVFLLVKPTGILGESLKEKV
- a CDS encoding ABC transporter permease subunit; translated protein: MSNLLTAVSVGVLFVFLWWANNNLDQFTLRVMRTGAVYIVAAVAYNLVNGITGQFSLGPNGFMAIGGYAMALLMLPLEQKKFVWFLEPQMWPFNSFSLSGEFFIVALIVGGLLGALGALTVGIPSFQLRGDYLAIATFGFGEIIFVLANNLIPFTNGPLGIKGIPEYANIYWCFGSAVVATLFVKNLVNSSYGRAMKGIREDEIAAEAMGVDIFRTKMQAFLVSGFFAAVAGGLLGALVTTVSPSLFTFMMTFNLLIIIVLGGLGSITGSVITAFGFAVAMELLRVMEAPINIGPIHLPGIAGMRMVIFSILLIVLMIFWRRGLFGQWDFSWNWLLSKIGITSKAAEAISPVEQSGSSGSTVTSVGAEIHEDGVLMSLQNLTIRFGGLVAVSDFSLDIKKGEIVGLIGPNGAGKTTIFNMITGQYTPDSGRIFFDGSDITGWRPNLIAKVGIARTFQNIRLFGELSVLDNVLVSEHLGIKSSLLTAALGLPKYLSEEKEARSRAMALLRLVGLADLYDVQAGALPYGQQRQLEIARALATHPKLLLLDEPAAGMNPEETKRLMAFIRELRDRFSLTIFLIEHHMEVVMGICERIRVLDYGVSIAEGTPKEIQTNPRVIAAYLGEEEG
- a CDS encoding ABC transporter ATP-binding protein produces the protein MLAIENLHVYYGGIHALKGISMEVPEGSIVTLIGANGAGKSTTLRAITGLIRPRQGSVKLKGRDINRLPTHQIVQSGVAMVPEGRKIFRNLTVRENLMMGAYHRSDASAVQRDFEYVISLFPRLEERLSQKGGTLSGGEQQMLAIGRALMSGPSLLCLDEPSLGLAPLLVREVFKALENVHDEGRTILLIEQNARAALKLADYAYVLETGVIKMQGKASNLLENEDVRKAYLGG